A segment of the Amycolatopsis thermophila genome:
CGGCCGAAGAGGTCGTCGCGCGCACCCGCGAACTCGGCGACGACGAAGGTTTCGACGCGCTGCTCGACCGGTACGGCAACATGGTCGAGATGGGGATCATCGATCCCCTGCGGGTGTGCCGGTCCGCGCTGCAGAACGGCGCGTCGGTCGCCGGGCTGCTGCTCACGACGAACTCGCTGATCGCCGAGGAACAGACCCCCTGGGGTGGCAGCCCGGCGCTGATGACCGAGTTCGGTCCGCTGGACGAGGGGCTGCACCAGCCCTCGCCCGATTCCTCTACGCCACAGTCGCTCGGGATGGGCCCGTCCGTGGGCTGATCTCACCGATCTCCGAGGTGGAACGCCATGACTGAGACAACGCAGAGCACCAACGTCCATCCGGAAACCGTGCCGGCGGCCCACGACCTGCGGGCCATCGTGGAGTCGCCGGGACACCCGGCCGGAGTGGTGGTCGGCGCCGGTGGTGATCCGCTGATCCTGGCGCTGCCGATCTTCGCCGTCGGATCGCTCGCGCTGGGCGTCACGCTGACCGGGCTGATGTTCCCGGTGGCCTCGCTCGGCGCGGTGATCCCCGTCGTCCTGCTGGCCACCGGGCTGGGCCTGGTGATGTCGACGATCTGGGCGGCGCTGCTCGGGCAGACGATGGTCGCCGGGATCACCGGCACGTTCGGCGGGTTCTGGCTCAGCTTCGGGGGCCTGCTGCTCGGGCTGACGCACAACTGGTTCGGCGTCGACCCGGCCGCGGTGGCGCCGGTGCAGGAGCTGTTCTTCGTCTCCTGGGCGTGCCTGTTCCTGTTCCTGCTGGTGCCGTGCCTGCGGCTGCCGGCCGTGTACCCGGCCATCGTCGGGCTCGTGGTGGCCACGCTGGCGCTGGCCGCCGCGTCGGCCGCCACCGGCAACGCCACCGTGCTCAAGATCGCCGGGTACGTGACGCTGGCGTTCGCCTTCCTCGGGTTCTCCGCGTTCGTGAACGTCGGCCTCACCGCGATGGGCGCGCGCAAACCCTTCCCGCCGTTGGGCAGGCCGCTGATGTCCTGACGGCGGGCGCGAGCCCCGTGCGCCGGGATTGGGCCGCCACTCCCGGCGCGCGGCGGCCTACCGGGCGACCGCTCGCCACGGCCCGGGCACCGGCTCGGACCGCGTCGCGGCGGGGGTGGCTCAGGCTTCGGGCAGCGGGAGGCGCAGGCTGGACGTTCCGGTCAGGTCCAGCCACGCCGCTCGCGGTCCGCGCACCAGTTTCAGCACCACCGCGTCACAGCCGGCGCAGCGGGCCACCAGGCCCGGGGCGTGCCGGTACACGCGCAGCGCCGCCACCGCGTCGACGCGGCCACAGCCCACGCACCGCGTCTCGGCGGCGGTGATGTCCACCGCGAAGATCTCGCCGGCCGGGCCGGCCAGCGCGTTGCCGTCTTCGAAGAGCTCGCTCATGGTCAGCTCCCGCTGGGCCCGAAACGTTCGGTCTTGACACGCCGCGCGTCGTGCCCCAGCGCGACGAGGATGTCGGCCACCGTCTCCACGAACCCGGTCGGCCCGCAGACGAAACACTGCGGCGAGAACTCCGCGGGCCATCCCGCCGTGTTCACGTCCGCGACGCCGATCCGGTGTGGTTCGCCCGGCCGGCCGTCCGGGCCCTTGCGCGTGTAGCGGATCGTGACGTCCAGCCCGGGTTCCGGGCGGCGCAGCTCGTCGGCGTAGTACACGTCCTCCGGGGTGCGCACCGAGTACAGCAGTTTGAACGGCGCCCGGCTGCCCGCGCGGCGCCGGGCGCGGATCATGGCCATCAGCGGCACGATCCCCGCACCGCCCGCGACCAGCATCACCGGATCGGGTGCCGTCGGCCGCCACACGAACCACCCGCCCACCGGGCCGCGCAGCTCGATCGGATCACCGACGGTGAACACCTCGGTCAGGTACGGGGACACCTCGCCGTCCGGCACCCGCTGCACGGTCACCTCGACGCGCTCACCCTCGGCGGGCGCGGCCAGCGAGTACGTGCGCGTCGTGCGGTACCCGTCCGCGGCGGTGAGGCGGAGGTCGACGTGCTGCCCGGCCAGGTGCCCGGGCCAGCCGGGCACGTCGAGCGCGAGCGTGCGCGCGCTGGGCGTCTCGTCGCGGACCGCGGCGAGACGGCCCACCCGCCACGCCAGCTTTCCCTGGACCACGTCAGTCCCCCTGGTAGCGCTGCTCGCGCCACGGGTCGCCGTACGAGTGGTAGCCGGCCGCTTCCCAGAACCCGAGGTCGTCGTCCAGCATCAGCCGCAGGCCCTCGACCCACTTGGCGGACTTCCAGAAGTACAGGTGCGGCACCAGCAGCCGGGCCGGACCGCCGTGCTCGGCCGGCAGGTCCTCGCCCTCGAACTCGTACGCGATCCACGCCTGGCCGTCGAGCAGGTCCTCCAGCGGGAGGTTCGTCGTGTACCCGCCGTGCGATTCGACCATCACGTGGTCGGCCGCCGTGTCCACGTCCTCCAGCAGCGTGTCGAGCGAGACGCCCCGCCAGGTGGTGGACAACTTCGACCACCGCGTCACGCAGTGGATGTCCACGGTGGGGGTCTCGGACGGCAGCGCCACGAGGTCGTCCCACGACCATTCGTGCTTCCGGCCGGCCTCCGTGGTGA
Coding sequences within it:
- a CDS encoding GPR1/FUN34/YaaH family transporter, giving the protein MTETTQSTNVHPETVPAAHDLRAIVESPGHPAGVVVGAGGDPLILALPIFAVGSLALGVTLTGLMFPVASLGAVIPVVLLATGLGLVMSTIWAALLGQTMVAGITGTFGGFWLSFGGLLLGLTHNWFGVDPAAVAPVQELFFVSWACLFLFLLVPCLRLPAVYPAIVGLVVATLALAAASAATGNATVLKIAGYVTLAFAFLGFSAFVNVGLTAMGARKPFPPLGRPLMS
- a CDS encoding ferredoxin reductase; amino-acid sequence: MVQGKLAWRVGRLAAVRDETPSARTLALDVPGWPGHLAGQHVDLRLTAADGYRTTRTYSLAAPAEGERVEVTVQRVPDGEVSPYLTEVFTVGDPIELRGPVGGWFVWRPTAPDPVMLVAGGAGIVPLMAMIRARRRAGSRAPFKLLYSVRTPEDVYYADELRRPEPGLDVTIRYTRKGPDGRPGEPHRIGVADVNTAGWPAEFSPQCFVCGPTGFVETVADILVALGHDARRVKTERFGPSGS
- a CDS encoding sulfite oxidase-like oxidoreductase, with protein sequence MGIVTPGFRGRARSDDERLPPGQYLVEDFPVLSAGPTPRVRTENWRFTVTTEAGRKHEWSWDDLVALPSETPTVDIHCVTRWSKLSTTWRGVSLDTLLEDVDTAADHVMVESHGGYTTNLPLEDLLDGQAWIAYEFEGEDLPAEHGGPARLLVPHLYFWKSAKWVEGLRLMLDDDLGFWEAAGYHSYGDPWREQRYQGD
- a CDS encoding DUF6510 family protein codes for the protein MSELFEDGNALAGPAGEIFAVDITAAETRCVGCGRVDAVAALRVYRHAPGLVARCAGCDAVVLKLVRGPRAAWLDLTGTSSLRLPLPEA